A single window of Longimicrobiaceae bacterium DNA harbors:
- a CDS encoding GGDEF domain-containing protein yields the protein MSSEAVQRLISLVGLLAQLGGALLLIALFALLFRHGRRRRYFLYWGRAWLALAFALSVLVVRYLLLPGYLAERELMEPALHLAYQAGELLHLALLVAGTVAYCSGFRVREGAPYALAAIGAISLLSVALSRDLTGVLLWQSVAAVGALAYCSARFLRLPPSRRSLGSRAIGAAFGIMAAHRAVYTAAFGLSAQLAARSGPLGQVVQYGPYFDLLFQVLLGYGMVVLLMEDAKREVDDAHAELAVAHDRLRRDSLYDALTGCLNRRAFLEQVALEEVRASFGTVVMVDLDNLKTVNDTLGHRAGDDLLRAAAEVLRQATRPKDRLFRWGGDEFLLLMPGARAGVVQPLLQERITRAAGEAQTGSVRLLLSLGSADYEDAEGLEAAIRAADEAMYAQKALRKQPAEELSARS from the coding sequence ATGTCGAGCGAAGCCGTCCAGAGGCTGATCTCCCTCGTCGGGCTCCTCGCGCAGCTCGGGGGCGCCCTGCTCCTCATCGCGCTCTTCGCCCTCCTCTTCCGCCACGGCCGCAGGCGGCGCTACTTCCTGTACTGGGGCCGGGCGTGGCTGGCGCTGGCCTTCGCGCTGAGCGTCCTGGTGGTCCGCTACCTCCTCCTGCCGGGATACCTCGCCGAGCGCGAGCTGATGGAGCCGGCGCTGCACCTGGCCTACCAGGCCGGGGAGCTGCTCCACCTGGCCCTCCTGGTGGCGGGGACCGTGGCGTACTGCTCCGGCTTCCGGGTCCGGGAAGGGGCCCCGTACGCCCTGGCGGCGATCGGGGCCATCTCCCTCCTCTCCGTTGCGCTGTCGCGGGACCTGACGGGGGTCCTGCTCTGGCAGAGCGTCGCCGCCGTGGGCGCGCTGGCGTACTGCAGCGCACGGTTCCTCCGGCTCCCTCCCTCGCGCCGCTCGCTGGGGAGCCGCGCCATCGGCGCCGCGTTCGGGATCATGGCCGCGCACCGGGCGGTGTACACGGCCGCGTTCGGCCTCTCGGCGCAGCTCGCCGCGCGCTCCGGCCCGCTCGGGCAGGTGGTGCAGTACGGCCCCTACTTCGACCTGCTCTTCCAGGTGCTGCTGGGGTACGGGATGGTGGTGCTGCTGATGGAGGACGCCAAGCGCGAGGTGGACGACGCCCACGCGGAGCTGGCGGTGGCGCACGACCGTCTCCGGCGCGACTCGCTGTACGACGCGCTCACCGGCTGCCTGAACCGCCGCGCCTTCCTGGAGCAGGTGGCGCTGGAGGAGGTGCGGGCCAGCTTCGGGACGGTGGTGATGGTCGACCTGGACAACCTGAAGACGGTCAACGACACGCTCGGCCACCGGGCCGGCGACGACCTGCTCCGGGCCGCGGCCGAGGTGCTGCGGCAGGCCACCCGGCCCAAGGACCGCCTCTTCCGCTGGGGAGGCGACGAGTTCCTGCTGCTGATGCCGGGGGCGCGCGCCGGGGTGGTGCAGCCGCTGCTGCAGGAGCGGATCACGCGGGCCGCCGGGGAAGCGCAGACCGGCTCCGTCCGCCTGCTGCTCAGCCTGGGGAGCGCCGACTACGAGGACGCCGAGGGGCTGGAGGCGGCGATCCGGGCAGCCGACGAGGCCATGTACGCGCAGAAGGCGCTCCGGAAGCAGCCCGCGGAGGAGCTGTCGGCGCGGTCGTAG
- a CDS encoding ABC transporter ATP-binding protein, which translates to MASIHLEHLDKTYPNGHVASRDLSLEVADGELLVLVGPSGSGKSTVLRMIAGLELPTGGRIRIGGRDVTRLSPQDRDVAMVFQSYALYPHMTVRDNLGFGLRMRKTPEAELRRRVDAVAESLGIAALLDRRPAQLSGGQRQRVALGRALVREPQAFLLDEPLSNLDARLRVETRAELSRLHRRLGATMVYVTHDQVEAMTLGDRVAVLRDGVLQQVAPPMTLYRRPANRFVAEFIGSPTMNLFDGTLVREGGECVFRGADFALPVPCADGGAGRAAVLGVRPHELEIGGGAGTLRAEVAVVEPMGSEQAVHLLTASGARVVAVTAPDLPLRVDETVEVGIPPAAVHLFAGEDGRRIPLEGEG; encoded by the coding sequence ATGGCCTCGATCCACCTGGAACACCTCGACAAGACCTACCCCAACGGGCACGTCGCCTCCCGGGACCTCAGCCTGGAGGTCGCGGACGGGGAGCTCCTGGTGCTGGTGGGGCCCTCCGGGAGCGGGAAGTCCACCGTGCTGCGGATGATCGCGGGGCTGGAGCTTCCCACGGGGGGGCGGATCCGCATCGGCGGGCGCGACGTGACGCGCCTTTCCCCGCAGGACCGGGACGTCGCGATGGTGTTCCAGAGCTACGCGCTCTACCCGCACATGACGGTGCGCGACAACCTGGGGTTCGGGCTGCGGATGCGGAAGACGCCGGAGGCGGAGCTCCGGCGGCGGGTGGACGCGGTGGCGGAGTCGCTGGGGATCGCGGCGCTGCTGGACCGCCGGCCGGCGCAGCTCTCCGGCGGGCAGAGGCAGAGGGTGGCGCTGGGGCGGGCCCTGGTGCGCGAGCCGCAGGCGTTCCTGCTCGACGAGCCGCTCTCCAACCTGGACGCCAGGCTGCGGGTGGAGACGCGCGCCGAGCTGTCGCGCCTGCACCGCCGGCTGGGGGCCACGATGGTGTACGTCACGCACGACCAGGTGGAGGCGATGACGCTGGGTGACAGGGTCGCGGTGCTGCGCGACGGCGTGCTCCAGCAGGTGGCGCCCCCGATGACGCTCTACCGGCGGCCCGCCAACCGCTTCGTGGCGGAGTTCATCGGCAGCCCGACGATGAACCTCTTCGATGGGACGCTGGTGCGCGAGGGGGGGGAGTGCGTCTTCCGGGGCGCGGACTTCGCGCTCCCGGTGCCCTGCGCCGACGGGGGGGCAGGGAGGGCGGCGGTGCTGGGCGTCCGGCCGCACGAGCTGGAGATCGGGGGCGGGGCGGGGACGCTGCGCGCGGAGGTGGCGGTGGTGGAGCCCATGGGGAGCGAGCAGGCGGTGCACCTGCTCACGGCGTCCGGGGCGCGGGTGGTGGCCGTGACGGCGCCGGACCTCCCCCTGCGCGTGGACGAGACGGTGGAGGTGGGGATCCCCCCCGCGGCCGTCCACCTCTTCGCCGGGGAGGACGGCCGCCGGATCCCGCTGGAGGGAGAGGGGTGA